Proteins encoded by one window of Cylindrospermum stagnale PCC 7417:
- a CDS encoding LysM peptidoglycan-binding domain-containing protein, giving the protein MNLKLNCPVCGYQEIESNTCPNCDTDLSLLRMLQELPQRENSLLAKFAGWPLGFALLILILGMGLGAYGSFLVVQPNLYIATISPRNPVVMSSASPKPAASPAIAPEKPPKSNTYIVQAGDSLSAIAEKFCVKGTSWQVIAKANPQLKGRENDLEVGDQLKIPNCQEAN; this is encoded by the coding sequence ATGAATCTGAAGCTTAACTGTCCTGTGTGCGGGTATCAAGAAATAGAGAGCAACACTTGCCCTAACTGCGATACCGATCTTTCCCTCCTGCGGATGCTCCAAGAGTTACCACAACGAGAAAACTCACTCCTAGCAAAATTCGCTGGATGGCCATTAGGATTCGCCTTGCTGATACTAATCCTCGGTATGGGGTTGGGAGCTTATGGCAGTTTTCTCGTCGTGCAACCCAATTTATATATAGCTACTATCTCTCCTCGCAATCCAGTGGTGATGAGTAGCGCCAGCCCAAAACCTGCGGCTAGTCCTGCTATTGCACCTGAGAAACCCCCAAAATCGAATACTTACATTGTCCAAGCTGGAGATTCTCTGAGTGCGATCGCCGAAAAATTTTGTGTTAAAGGAACTTCTTGGCAAGTCATAGCTAAAGCTAACCCTCAACTAAAAGGGCGGGAAAACGATCTAGAGGTGGGGGATCAGTTAAAAATTCCCAACTGTCAGGAGGCGAATTAA
- a CDS encoding type II toxin-antitoxin system YafQ family toxin, with amino-acid sequence MIQVNVDLEARFWQKLEQFTADPFEKSLRTHKLSGKLKDFWSFSIDYDARVLFYFTDNVNAVFVDIGSHDEVY; translated from the coding sequence GTGATTCAAGTAAATGTAGATTTAGAAGCGCGGTTTTGGCAAAAATTAGAGCAGTTTACAGCAGATCCTTTTGAGAAGAGTTTGAGAACTCACAAACTGTCAGGGAAACTTAAAGATTTTTGGAGTTTCAGCATTGATTATGATGCGAGGGTGCTGTTTTACTTCACTGATAATGTAAATGCTGTCTTTGTAGATATTGGCAGCCATGATGAAGTTTATTAG
- a CDS encoding DUF6887 family protein has product MSQPNFQGMSTKELRAYVLSHRDDQEAFYTYVDKLKAEANWVEMPPSESVDDLKNYPEFLQSLSNGKKLLESEE; this is encoded by the coding sequence ATGAGTCAGCCTAACTTCCAAGGTATGAGTACAAAAGAATTACGTGCTTATGTTTTATCTCATCGGGATGACCAAGAGGCATTTTACACTTATGTAGATAAATTGAAGGCTGAGGCAAATTGGGTAGAAATGCCACCATCAGAATCTGTTGATGATTTGAAGAATTATCCTGAATTTTTGCAGAGTCTTAGTAATGGTAAAAAATTACTTGAAAGTGAAGAATAA
- a CDS encoding DUF6888 family protein: MPTPEQKTQLFILSCWLTKLYLPINLVRVDKRTGNVFILAGEENMIEIYPNGKWRYVV; the protein is encoded by the coding sequence ATTCCTACACCAGAGCAAAAAACACAGTTATTTATCCTGTCCTGTTGGCTAACTAAACTATATTTACCTATAAACCTGGTTCGAGTTGATAAACGCACAGGTAATGTGTTTATCCTCGCGGGTGAAGAGAATATGATAGAAATATATCCTAATGGTAAATGGAGGTATGTGGTATGA
- a CDS encoding reverse transcriptase domain-containing protein, whose protein sequence is MQKDSHLILTDSPETLRERFYSLTKPIDIAHLLGISYRRLVYHIYLVEPEKRYKTFDIPKKSGGIRQISTPITALKLIQRKLNQVLQAVYQTKPSVHGFVSGKNIVSNAQAHAKKRYVLNLDIKDFFPSVNFGRVRGMFMAKPYNLHPDVATVLAQICCHNNQLPQGAPTSPIITNMICAKMDSQLQRLAKDCKATYTRYADDMTFSTTLPKFPEELAYIVAEEECKKIVIGNRLTAVINENGFEVNQQKNRLQVKGNHQEVTGLTTNLFPNVDRKYVRQVRAMLYAWAKFGLEAAENEYFEKYLFKSRLPIKKDLKFQQILRGKIEFIGIVKGKNDFIYQKYSNQYKILTKLSISNKIRED, encoded by the coding sequence GTGCAAAAAGACTCCCATTTAATTCTCACAGATAGTCCCGAAACTTTGCGGGAGAGATTTTACTCTCTCACAAAACCAATAGATATAGCCCACCTTTTAGGGATTTCCTATCGTCGTCTTGTTTATCACATATATCTTGTTGAACCTGAAAAGCGTTATAAAACTTTTGACATACCAAAAAAATCTGGTGGTATTCGTCAAATATCAACTCCCATAACGGCTCTCAAACTTATTCAAAGAAAACTTAATCAAGTTTTACAAGCTGTATATCAAACAAAGCCATCAGTACATGGTTTTGTGAGTGGTAAAAATATTGTTAGCAATGCTCAAGCTCATGCTAAAAAACGCTATGTTCTCAATCTTGATATCAAAGATTTTTTCCCTTCTGTTAATTTCGGTCGGGTGCGGGGTATGTTTATGGCTAAACCCTATAATTTACATCCAGACGTAGCCACAGTTTTAGCACAAATTTGTTGTCATAACAATCAGTTACCTCAAGGCGCACCAACTTCACCAATAATTACTAATATGATTTGTGCCAAGATGGATAGTCAATTGCAAAGATTGGCTAAAGATTGTAAAGCTACTTATACAAGATATGCTGATGATATGACTTTTTCAACAACTTTACCTAAATTTCCAGAAGAGTTAGCATATATTGTAGCTGAAGAAGAATGCAAAAAAATTGTTATTGGTAATCGGTTAACAGCAGTCATTAATGAGAACGGATTTGAAGTAAATCAGCAAAAAAATAGACTGCAAGTAAAAGGAAACCATCAGGAAGTAACAGGATTAACAACTAATCTTTTTCCTAATGTTGACCGAAAATATGTGCGTCAAGTTCGCGCTATGCTTTATGCTTGGGCTAAATTTGGGCTTGAGGCTGCGGAAAATGAATATTTTGAGAAATATTTATTTAAATCAAGATTACCTATAAAAAAAGACCTCAAATTTCAGCAGATATTGAGGGGAAAAATAGAGTTTATAGGTATTGTTAAAGGAAAAAATGATTTTATTTATCAAAAATATAGTAACCAATATAAAATATTAACAAAATTATCAATTAGTAACAAAATACGCGAGGATTAA
- a CDS encoding ATP-dependent Clp protease ATP-binding subunit, with the protein MFERFTEKAIKVIMLAQEEARRLGHNFVGTEQILLGLIGEGTGVAAKVLKSMGVNLKDARIEVEKIIGRGSGFVAVEIPFTPRAKRVLELSLEEARQLGHNYIGTEHLLLGLIREGEGVAARVLENLGVDLSKVRTQVIRMLGETAEVSPGGPSGRTKTPTLDEFGSNLTQMAVDNKLDPVVGRAKEIERVIQILGRRTKNNPVLIGEPGVGKTAIAEGLASRIANKDVPDILEDKRVVTLDIGLLVAGTKYRGEFEERLKKIMDEIRSAGNVILVIDEVHTLIGAGAAEGAIDAANILKPALARGELQCIGATTLDEYRKHIERDAALERRFQPVMVGEPSVAETIEILFGLRERYEQHHKLKISDEALEAAAKLSDRYISDRFLPDKAIDLIDEAGSRVRLINSQLPPAAKELDKELRQILKEKDDAVRSQDFDRAGELRDREMEIKAEIRAIAQSKTNASGGDGLEPVVTEEDIAHIVASWTGVPVNKLTESESEKLLHMEDTLHQRLIGQDDAVKAVSRAIRRARVGLKNPNRPIASFVFSGPTGVGKTELAKSLASYFFGSEEAMIRLDMSEYMERHTVSKLIGSPPGYVGYNEGGQLTEAVRRRPYTVVLFDEIEKAHPDVFNMLLQILEDGRLTDAKGRTVDFKNTLLILTSNIGSKVIEKGGSGIGFEFADDVTESAYNRIRSLVNEELKQYFRPEFLNRLDEIIVFRQLSKPEVTQIAEIMLKEVFGRLTEKGITLEVTDRFKDRLIDEGYSPSYGARPLRRAIMRLLEDSLAEEILSGRIKDGDIATVDVDETGTVRVSSEKRRELLPQGVES; encoded by the coding sequence ATGTTTGAACGCTTCACAGAAAAAGCCATTAAGGTAATCATGCTGGCCCAAGAAGAGGCCCGCCGTTTAGGTCACAACTTTGTCGGCACCGAACAGATCCTCTTGGGTCTGATTGGTGAAGGCACTGGAGTGGCAGCCAAGGTGCTGAAATCGATGGGCGTCAATCTCAAAGATGCCCGAATTGAAGTTGAAAAAATTATAGGTCGAGGCTCTGGCTTTGTGGCCGTGGAAATTCCGTTTACGCCACGGGCAAAGCGAGTTCTAGAACTATCCTTGGAAGAAGCACGCCAACTGGGGCATAACTACATTGGCACCGAGCATCTGCTGTTGGGCCTAATCCGAGAAGGGGAAGGTGTAGCAGCCAGGGTGCTAGAAAACCTCGGTGTAGATCTATCTAAGGTCAGAACCCAAGTAATCCGCATGTTGGGAGAAACTGCCGAAGTTTCACCAGGAGGCCCATCCGGTCGCACAAAAACCCCGACCTTGGATGAATTCGGCTCTAACCTGACCCAAATGGCGGTGGATAACAAGCTCGACCCTGTGGTGGGAAGGGCTAAAGAAATTGAGCGGGTGATTCAAATTTTGGGTCGCCGGACTAAAAATAATCCAGTGTTGATTGGCGAACCAGGAGTTGGTAAAACGGCGATCGCTGAAGGTTTAGCGTCACGCATTGCTAACAAAGATGTCCCCGACATCCTGGAAGATAAGCGCGTGGTGACGCTGGATATCGGCTTGCTGGTTGCAGGCACCAAGTACCGGGGTGAATTTGAAGAACGTCTGAAGAAAATCATGGATGAAATCCGCTCTGCGGGTAATGTCATCCTCGTGATAGACGAAGTTCACACCCTAATTGGTGCAGGTGCAGCAGAAGGTGCCATTGATGCGGCAAATATCCTCAAACCAGCTTTGGCTAGAGGTGAATTGCAGTGCATCGGCGCGACAACCTTAGATGAGTACCGCAAGCACATTGAGCGGGATGCAGCTTTGGAACGTCGCTTCCAACCAGTAATGGTAGGTGAGCCATCAGTGGCTGAAACCATTGAAATCTTATTTGGACTGCGGGAACGCTACGAGCAACATCACAAGCTGAAAATCTCCGATGAAGCATTGGAGGCAGCAGCGAAGTTGTCTGATCGTTATATTAGCGATCGCTTCCTCCCGGATAAAGCAATCGACTTGATTGATGAAGCCGGTTCGCGGGTACGCTTGATTAACTCCCAACTGCCACCAGCAGCTAAAGAGTTAGATAAAGAACTGCGGCAAATCTTAAAAGAAAAAGATGATGCAGTGCGCTCCCAAGACTTCGACCGAGCCGGGGAATTGCGCGATCGCGAAATGGAAATCAAAGCCGAAATTCGGGCGATCGCCCAAAGCAAGACCAATGCTAGCGGTGGTGATGGTTTAGAACCAGTCGTCACCGAAGAAGACATTGCTCACATTGTGGCTTCCTGGACAGGAGTACCGGTGAACAAACTCACCGAATCCGAATCCGAAAAGCTGCTGCACATGGAAGACACCTTGCACCAGCGGCTCATCGGTCAAGACGATGCAGTGAAGGCAGTTTCACGGGCAATTCGTCGCGCGCGTGTCGGTTTGAAAAACCCCAATCGACCAATCGCCAGCTTTGTCTTCTCCGGGCCCACCGGCGTAGGTAAAACCGAATTGGCGAAATCCTTAGCCTCATACTTCTTCGGATCTGAAGAAGCCATGATTCGCTTGGATATGTCGGAATATATGGAGCGTCACACCGTCAGTAAACTGATTGGTTCACCTCCTGGCTATGTTGGTTACAACGAAGGTGGTCAGCTGACCGAAGCCGTGCGGCGGCGTCCTTACACCGTGGTGCTATTCGACGAAATCGAAAAAGCGCACCCCGATGTATTCAATATGCTGCTGCAAATTTTGGAAGACGGTCGGTTAACAGATGCTAAAGGACGCACGGTGGACTTTAAAAACACCTTGCTGATTTTAACTTCCAATATTGGTTCTAAAGTAATTGAAAAAGGCGGCAGCGGTATCGGTTTCGAGTTCGCTGACGATGTCACCGAATCAGCCTACAACCGCATTCGCTCTTTAGTGAACGAAGAACTCAAGCAATACTTCCGTCCTGAATTCCTCAACCGACTAGATGAAATTATCGTCTTCCGTCAGTTGAGCAAGCCTGAAGTTACACAAATTGCTGAAATCATGCTCAAAGAAGTGTTCGGTCGTCTAACTGAAAAGGGTATCACCTTAGAAGTCACCGACCGCTTCAAAGACCGCCTCATCGATGAAGGTTACAGCCCCAGCTATGGTGCCAGACCTTTACGGCGGGCAATTATGCGCTTGTTAGAAGATAGCTTGGCGGAAGAAATTCTGTCAGGACGCATCAAGGATGGCGATATCGCTACCGTTGATGTCGATGAAACCGGCACTGTCCGCGTTTCTTCTGAAAAGCGTCGTGAATTGTTGCCTCAAGGTGTTGAGTCGTAG
- a CDS encoding Hsp70 family protein produces the protein MGKAIGIDLGTTNSVAAFKLAEVEVVTANDNTPPDRKLTRSLVACDQQGKFLVGDQAYNQLRADPENVIISIKRLMGRGFADIEVQKQKAELGYKIAQPTQGTDNSIAVWLKDKEYQPEDISAEILKKIVQNAQAYRLSFDKTGEVIDQAVITIPAYFNDKQRYATRTAALKAGITPLELLPEPTAAAISYGFAPDSEDVKTILVYDFGGGTFDASLITAGGTSFIEQGKAGDLWLGGDDIDSRMIKFVKEQVSQQEKISDIDDLIANMPHYQRVRFNADLKLAVERAKVELSSSLSAQIAPAAQLLDELGIAMPIEVEITREQFEELIADLVDRSLQICRQALEYAEYHLEMVDIVLLVGGSSQIPLVQRKIKEVFGTNKVVVHPRPMYAVAEGAAIVAAGQTEKVTTVSRDYFIKLVDGKDKVIRQGDILPVTTSHTFKTVAEGQRLIHFQFFSPDEVKERLDKVKSDESIGDIWLGLDKKYPAGTEIMVNVELDEKNSALRMTATLKNDPAVRVSCIFSRGRSDERIYQELEAAIAELNNQDLTELGVEAALKLAVPVVQSANQIIDPRTGEERSDLRDRAGTNLQKFQVSMSPERLEAESLLHECDRIFQLCGFMLPQPQQERLQKLTQELQTAINTTNRSQMDSQSEEARKELSNLPDEVQVVQAYLLAIRLAKPVAPTQANAMFDKLLRMINAMERDDRHEADRLMHELQPDVNHWLNQELPSNSIVTGLTR, from the coding sequence ATGGGCAAGGCAATAGGGATTGATCTGGGGACGACTAACTCTGTCGCCGCTTTTAAGTTGGCAGAAGTGGAAGTGGTGACAGCTAACGATAACACGCCCCCAGACAGGAAACTGACGCGATCGCTTGTTGCTTGCGATCAACAAGGAAAATTTTTGGTCGGAGATCAAGCTTACAACCAGCTACGGGCTGACCCAGAAAACGTAATTATTTCTATCAAACGTTTGATGGGTAGGGGTTTCGCTGATATAGAAGTTCAAAAACAAAAAGCAGAATTGGGTTACAAAATTGCCCAACCAACTCAAGGGACAGACAACAGCATTGCGGTTTGGTTAAAAGACAAAGAATATCAGCCAGAGGATATTTCGGCAGAAATTCTCAAAAAAATTGTCCAAAATGCCCAAGCTTATCGCCTCTCATTTGACAAAACAGGGGAAGTCATCGACCAAGCTGTGATTACCATCCCCGCCTATTTCAACGATAAACAACGTTATGCTACCCGCACAGCCGCACTTAAAGCCGGAATAACTCCCCTAGAACTATTACCAGAACCGACAGCCGCCGCTATCTCCTACGGCTTTGCACCAGACAGCGAAGATGTGAAGACGATTTTGGTGTATGACTTTGGCGGGGGGACATTTGACGCTTCACTGATTACCGCCGGGGGAACTTCATTTATCGAACAGGGGAAAGCGGGAGATTTATGGCTGGGAGGTGATGACATTGACTCGCGAATGATCAAGTTTGTCAAAGAGCAAGTTTCTCAACAAGAAAAAATTAGCGATATTGACGACTTGATTGCGAATATGCCCCATTATCAACGGGTGCGATTTAACGCTGATTTGAAGTTAGCGGTAGAACGGGCTAAAGTTGAATTAAGCAGTTCTTTATCAGCACAGATTGCTCCTGCGGCTCAATTACTTGATGAATTGGGAATTGCGATGCCGATTGAGGTAGAAATTACCCGTGAGCAATTTGAGGAATTGATTGCTGATTTGGTAGATCGTTCGCTGCAAATTTGCCGCCAAGCTTTAGAATACGCTGAATATCATCTGGAAATGGTGGATATTGTGCTGCTGGTGGGTGGTTCTTCTCAAATTCCTTTGGTACAACGCAAAATCAAAGAAGTTTTTGGCACTAATAAAGTGGTGGTGCATCCCCGGCCAATGTACGCCGTAGCCGAAGGTGCCGCAATTGTCGCTGCTGGACAGACGGAGAAGGTAACGACGGTTTCTCGCGACTATTTTATTAAGTTAGTGGATGGCAAGGATAAAGTTATTAGACAAGGTGATATTTTGCCAGTGACGACATCGCACACTTTTAAAACTGTGGCTGAGGGACAACGCCTGATTCACTTTCAGTTTTTCAGCCCTGATGAAGTCAAAGAAAGGTTAGATAAGGTGAAATCTGATGAAAGTATTGGGGATATCTGGTTGGGGTTAGACAAAAAGTATCCAGCCGGCACGGAAATTATGGTGAATGTGGAGTTGGATGAAAAAAACAGCGCTTTGCGAATGACGGCGACTTTGAAAAATGACCCTGCGGTGAGGGTGAGTTGTATTTTTTCCCGTGGTCGTTCAGATGAGAGAATATATCAAGAGTTAGAAGCAGCGATCGCCGAACTCAATAACCAAGATTTAACTGAACTCGGTGTGGAAGCAGCTTTGAAGCTAGCAGTCCCAGTTGTGCAGTCAGCTAACCAAATCATCGATCCGAGGACGGGAGAAGAACGCAGCGATTTACGCGATCGCGCCGGGACAAATTTGCAAAAGTTCCAAGTTTCTATGTCTCCAGAACGCCTAGAAGCCGAATCTCTGCTGCATGAATGCGATCGCATTTTTCAACTGTGCGGATTTATGCTTCCCCAACCGCAGCAGGAACGATTGCAAAAGCTGACTCAAGAGTTACAAACTGCAATAAACACCACTAACCGCTCTCAAATGGATTCTCAGAGCGAAGAAGCAAGAAAAGAACTCAGCAATCTCCCTGATGAAGTGCAGGTAGTGCAAGCGTATCTTTTGGCAATTCGCCTAGCCAAACCAGTTGCACCCACCCAAGCAAATGCCATGTTTGACAAACTCTTACGGATGATCAACGCGATGGAAAGAGATGATAGACACGAAGCTGATCGCTTAATGCATGAACTGCAACCAGATGTCAATCATTGGCTAAATCAAGAATTGCCCAGTAATAGTATTGTCACCGGACTAACTCGATGA
- a CDS encoding clan AA aspartic protease, giving the protein MISGIVKDGNATVNVIFRLLNIPDFTIEFVIDTGFTDYLCLPPEAVALLSLPFLYDMPGRLADNSWIEIPMYEATIIWNGEEREVNVLATGKRPLLGTALLDEHELVIQFTEGGLVTIDEL; this is encoded by the coding sequence GTGATTTCTGGCATTGTCAAAGATGGAAATGCAACTGTTAATGTCATATTCCGACTGCTAAATATACCAGATTTTACTATTGAATTTGTTATAGACACAGGTTTTACAGATTACCTTTGTCTACCACCAGAAGCAGTTGCTTTGTTGAGTTTACCCTTCCTGTATGATATGCCTGGAAGACTGGCTGATAATAGTTGGATAGAAATACCAATGTATGAAGCTACCATTATCTGGAATGGAGAAGAAAGAGAAGTTAACGTACTTGCTACAGGAAAGCGACCTTTACTAGGAACTGCGTTACTTGATGAACATGAACTTGTAATCCAATTTACTGAAGGCGGTTTAGTCACAATTGATGAGTTATAA